A stretch of the Ornithodoros turicata isolate Travis chromosome 4, ASM3712646v1, whole genome shotgun sequence genome encodes the following:
- the LOC135392186 gene encoding GTP-binding protein Rhes-like: MPSSSQLATLSAAQEDVIVQNLKDQYKLVVLGAARVGKTAIVHQFLYDEFPVDYFATVEEFHTGEYEVNGSSLTLDIVDTSGSYPFPAMRRLAINTADAIILVYAIDDAESFEQVRQIHDQIVELRSGRVPVVVVGNKVDLDSDRRVRREVAETVITIDWEHGFVEASAKENTRIVNIFQQLMVQAKIPCDLNPAMINKRRKSLPVYPTSPSIKDKTLLKRNSCAVS, translated from the exons ATGCCGAGCTCCAGTCAGTTGGCAACCCTTTCAGCCGCCCAGGAAGACGTCATTGTACAGAACCTTAAAGACCAATACAAATTGGTGGTCCTGGGAGCTGCACGCGTTGGAAAAACTGCGATTGTACACCAGTTCCTGTACGATGAATTTCCTGTGGACTACTTCGCAACTGTGGAAGAG TTTCACACTGGTGAATACGAAGTGAATGGATCCTCCTTAACCCTTGACATCGTGGACACGAGTGGGAGTTACCCTTTCCCAGCCATGAGACGTCTCGCCATCAACACCGCAGACGCCATCATCCTTGTGTACGCCATCGACGACGCCGAATCCTTCGAACAAGTCCGTCAAATTCACGACCAGATTGTCGAACTTCGCTCAGGTCGCGTACCCGTCGTGGTCGTCGGCAACAAAGTCGACCTGGACAGTGACCGAAGGGTCCGACGTGAAGTCGCAGAAACGGTCATCACCATAGATTGGGAACACGGATTTGTCGAAGCATCAGCCAAAGAGAATACAAGAATTGTCAACATTTTTCAACAACTAATGGTTCAGGCTAAGATCCCGTGCGACCTCAATCCAGCCAtgataaataaaagaagaaaatcgcTGCCAGTGTATCCAACCAGCCCTAGTATCAAGGATAAGACGTTGCTCAAGAGGAACAGCTGCGCGGTGTCGTAG